The following are from one region of the Streptococcus sp. 1643 genome:
- a CDS encoding GNAT family N-acetyltransferase: MKTTCSIRKMQESDIKELSRGFISQGWPSRKEILTRYFKEQESGEREVLVAEIEGAVAGYITILPDAKQGPFAGMAPELSDFNVFEPFQNQGIGNLLLEEAEKRVRLISDKVTLGVGLHSGYGPAQRLYIKRGYIPDGTGVWYQNHQPAMNAVCEDIGELVLYLSKNLF; encoded by the coding sequence ATGAAGACGACATGTTCAATTAGAAAAATGCAAGAATCTGACATAAAAGAACTATCTCGAGGATTTATCAGCCAAGGTTGGCCAAGTAGAAAGGAAATTTTAACTCGATACTTTAAGGAGCAAGAAAGTGGGGAGAGAGAAGTCTTAGTTGCAGAGATTGAGGGTGCTGTAGCGGGTTACATTACGATTTTACCCGATGCTAAGCAGGGTCCCTTTGCTGGAATGGCTCCAGAACTTTCAGATTTCAATGTCTTTGAGCCCTTTCAAAATCAAGGTATTGGAAATCTCTTGCTGGAAGAAGCAGAAAAACGAGTTAGGCTCATATCGGATAAGGTGACCCTTGGTGTTGGGCTCCATTCAGGGTATGGACCTGCCCAGAGATTGTACATCAAACGAGGCTATATTCCAGATGGGACGGGTGTTTGGTATCAGAACCATCAACCGGCCATGAATGCGGTTTGTGAAGATATCGGAGAATTGGTCTTGTATCTGTCGAAAAATTTGTTTTAA
- the wecB gene encoding non-hydrolyzing UDP-N-acetylglucosamine 2-epimerase has product MKKLKVMVVFGTRPEAIKMAPLVLELQKHSDSIETIIVVTAQHRQMLDQVLETFSIEPHYDLDIMGKNQSLLDITGKILEKFDPVVKQELPDIILVHGDTTTTFAASLVAFYNQVRIGHVEAGLRTFDKYSPFPEEMNRQMTDNLADLYFAPTSESKENLLKENHPESAIVITGNTAIDALKLTVQSDYYHEVLDQLDPDKKLVLVTMHRRENQGQPMRNVFTALREMVDLHQEIEVVYPVHLSPAVQEAAKDILAGHERIHLIEPLDVLDFHNLASRSYFIMTDSGGVQEEAPSLGKPVLVLRDTTERPEGVRAGTLKLVGTDPVRVKEAMAALLTDETLYGQMSQAPNPYGDGRASERIVQSIQQYFGAATSVSEFKGGK; this is encoded by the coding sequence ATGAAGAAACTGAAAGTGATGGTTGTTTTTGGAACACGACCAGAAGCTATTAAAATGGCCCCTTTAGTGTTAGAATTGCAAAAACATAGTGACAGCATTGAGACAATCATAGTTGTGACAGCTCAGCACCGTCAAATGCTTGATCAAGTTCTTGAAACTTTTAGCATCGAGCCACATTATGACCTGGATATTATGGGGAAAAATCAATCCCTTTTAGATATTACTGGAAAAATTTTAGAAAAGTTTGATCCAGTTGTTAAGCAAGAACTTCCAGATATAATTCTTGTTCATGGAGATACAACAACAACTTTTGCAGCAAGTTTAGTTGCTTTCTATAATCAGGTACGTATCGGCCACGTTGAAGCCGGGCTAAGGACCTTTGATAAGTATTCTCCTTTCCCAGAAGAAATGAACCGTCAGATGACAGATAATCTTGCGGATCTCTATTTTGCTCCAACTAGTGAGAGTAAAGAAAATCTCCTTAAGGAAAATCACCCTGAGTCTGCTATTGTCATTACGGGAAATACAGCCATTGATGCCTTGAAACTAACCGTTCAATCGGATTACTATCATGAAGTTCTAGATCAATTGGATCCAGATAAGAAACTTGTATTGGTAACCATGCACCGTCGTGAGAATCAAGGTCAACCAATGAGAAATGTCTTTACAGCTTTACGTGAGATGGTCGATCTTCATCAGGAAATTGAAGTTGTTTATCCTGTTCACCTTAGCCCTGCTGTGCAAGAAGCAGCAAAGGATATTCTAGCTGGTCATGAGCGCATTCACTTGATTGAGCCTTTAGATGTACTTGATTTTCATAATTTGGCTTCAAGAAGCTATTTTATCATGACTGACTCTGGAGGTGTTCAGGAAGAGGCGCCTTCTCTCGGCAAACCTGTCCTTGTTCTTCGTGACACGACGGAACGTCCAGAAGGAGTAAGAGCAGGTACGTTGAAGCTAGTTGGTACGGATCCAGTACGTGTGAAAGAAGCGATGGCAGCACTCCTAACAGATGAAACTCTTTATGGACAAATGTCTCAGGCACCAAATCCTTATGGAGATGGAAGAGCTTCTGAACGAATCGTACAATCCATTCAACAGTACTTTGGGGCAGCGACTTCTGTATCTGAATTCAAAGGAGGGAAATAA
- the rpsR gene encoding 30S ribosomal protein S18, translating into MAQQRRGGFKRRKKVDYIAANKIEYVDYKDTELLSRFVSERGKILPRRVTGTSAKNQRKVTTAIKRARVMALMPFVNED; encoded by the coding sequence ATGGCTCAACAACGTCGTGGCGGATTCAAACGCCGTAAAAAAGTTGATTACATCGCAGCAAACAAAATTGAATATGTTGATTACAAAGATACTGAGCTTCTTAGCCGTTTCGTTTCAGAACGTGGGAAAATCCTTCCTCGTCGTGTAACAGGAACTTCAGCTAAAAACCAACGTAAAGTAACAACAGCTATCAAACGCGCTCGCGTAATGGCTTTGATGCCTTTCGTAAACGAAGATTAA